One window of the Arthrobacter sp. D5-1 genome contains the following:
- a CDS encoding P1 family peptidase produces the protein MNSITDVAGIRVGHVQRVGEGWLSGVTVVLPPVGTVGSVDVRGGGPGTHETDALDPTTLVSTVDAVVLTGGSAFGLASAGGAQLWCEEQGRGFAVPGTVVPIVPAAAIFDLGRGGDVKARPGADMGYQAAAAAFASGDHAVVERGNVGAGTGAVVARGQYKGGIGTSSITLDGGVIVGAIAVVNALGSPVFSATGPQPSAGPGVPPQGLNTTLVVVATNAALDVAECRRTASAGHAGLARALDPSHTLADGDTVFALATGAVVLDRSTEQARQVSLITLQSAAAEAVRLAILDGVGAAESVSTAAGEFPAFRPAGE, from the coding sequence GCATGTGCAGAGGGTGGGGGAGGGGTGGCTGTCCGGGGTGACTGTTGTTCTTCCTCCCGTGGGGACCGTGGGGTCTGTGGATGTTCGCGGTGGAGGTCCTGGGACTCATGAGACCGACGCACTGGATCCCACCACGCTGGTATCCACTGTGGATGCCGTGGTGCTGACCGGGGGCAGCGCTTTTGGGTTGGCCTCGGCTGGCGGGGCCCAGTTGTGGTGCGAAGAACAGGGGAGGGGCTTCGCTGTTCCCGGAACTGTGGTGCCGATTGTGCCTGCGGCCGCCATCTTCGACCTCGGGCGGGGCGGTGACGTGAAAGCTCGACCCGGCGCCGACATGGGATACCAGGCAGCCGCTGCAGCGTTCGCCTCAGGTGACCATGCCGTCGTCGAACGTGGAAACGTGGGTGCGGGGACTGGTGCCGTTGTTGCGCGCGGGCAGTACAAAGGTGGCATCGGAACGTCGTCCATCACCCTCGACGGCGGCGTGATTGTGGGGGCCATCGCGGTAGTAAATGCGCTTGGTTCGCCGGTGTTCAGCGCGACAGGGCCACAACCCTCTGCCGGCCCGGGGGTTCCACCGCAGGGGCTCAACACGACGTTGGTGGTGGTCGCTACGAATGCTGCCCTTGATGTTGCCGAATGCAGGCGGACCGCCAGTGCCGGGCATGCGGGGTTGGCCCGGGCCTTGGATCCGTCGCACACCCTTGCGGACGGTGATACCGTGTTCGCTTTGGCGACAGGCGCCGTCGTGCTGGATCGCAGTACTGAACAGGCGCGGCAAGTGTCGCTGATAACGCTTCAAAGTGCCGCGGCGGAAGCCGTTCGGCTCGCGATACTCGACGGCGTCGGGGCTGCGGAAAGTGTCTCGACGGCGGCAGGTGAATTCCCGGCTTTCAGGCCCGCAGGGGAGTGA